From a region of the Cenarchaeum symbiont of Oopsacas minuta genome:
- a CDS encoding oxidoreductase FAD/NAD(P)-binding subunit yields the protein MVTENKATITYVQLLKEDLAIFRLVPNDGVVPEYNAGQFITIGMPIPSEGGKVIRRAYSIASQPENRRYVELVVRWVRKPLPGRLTTELFNAKEGTEVSWIKPTGAALDINEKLHNGKKDNRRIVCLGGGTGIAPFVSFAQHLYDIGDKREIIVLHGASYVDELSYKELFTNLEEKSISAGQKNWNFKYRATISRPQEWFNRSWSGQTGRVEVFLRPNEKGKSVLEEMVGEKITKENTIFYICGWQGTIDGAMDFLKPKNFVTQREKRADGSFEVKFESYG from the coding sequence GTGGTAACAGAGAATAAAGCAACCATAACATACGTACAGCTATTAAAAGAAGATCTAGCTATATTCAGACTTGTTCCAAACGATGGAGTCGTTCCAGAATACAATGCAGGACAGTTTATCACCATAGGAATGCCTATTCCAAGTGAAGGTGGCAAAGTGATTAGGAGAGCATACTCTATTGCATCACAGCCAGAGAATCGCAGATATGTTGAACTTGTTGTTAGATGGGTCAGAAAACCATTACCTGGAAGACTTACCACCGAGCTCTTTAACGCTAAAGAAGGAACCGAAGTTTCATGGATAAAACCCACAGGTGCAGCACTAGATATTAATGAAAAACTTCACAATGGTAAAAAAGACAACCGTCGCATAGTATGTCTTGGAGGTGGAACAGGCATAGCTCCATTTGTAAGCTTTGCACAACACTTGTACGATATAGGAGACAAGAGAGAGATTATTGTTTTGCATGGAGCTAGCTATGTGGACGAGCTAAGCTATAAAGAATTGTTTACAAATCTTGAAGAAAAGAGTATCAGTGCTGGACAAAAAAATTGGAATTTCAAATATAGAGCCACGATCAGTCGTCCACAAGAATGGTTCAATAGATCGTGGAGTGGGCAGACTGGTAGAGTAGAAGTGTTTTTGCGCCCCAATGAAAAAGGTAAATCTGTATTGGAGGAGATGGTAGGCGAAAAGATTACAAAAGAAAATACAATATTTTACATATGTGGGTGGCAAGGCACAATAGATGGAGCCATGGACTTTTTAAAACCAAAAAACTTTGTAACGCAACGTGAGAAACGTGCGGATGGAAGCTTTGAAGTAAAGTTTGAATCATATGGCTAA
- a CDS encoding hydrolase, with the protein MNFETLENFIKKKMKMTHIYQPIMIKTLLTSNNTATVENIARAFVNSDPSQLEYYKKITKRWPHITLKNHNIINYKNGLYTLLVEDITKKQKQKLIELCELRLQEFIDKDPNIKLAHEIDKKSIPGTVRYDVLAKSKGICLACGLKASNGYYLHVDHIIPRSMGGRTELDNLQPLCYKCNTEKRNRDDTDFMKWHKHLNARVKECKLCRPMKLIRENNMAYAINASRLTTLITPKRHVGKFIDLIPSERHLCLELVDFIQSNIRKKNNSIKFEVYFDSNNLLSAKHYSIILHQNK; encoded by the coding sequence TTGAATTTTGAGACATTGGAGAATTTTATAAAAAAGAAGATGAAGATGACTCATATTTATCAACCCATAATGATAAAGACTCTTTTGACATCAAATAATACTGCAACTGTTGAAAATATAGCACGAGCATTTGTAAATAGCGATCCATCGCAATTAGAATATTATAAAAAAATAACAAAACGTTGGCCACATATTACATTAAAGAATCACAATATCATAAATTATAAGAATGGTTTGTATACATTACTTGTTGAAGATATTACAAAAAAACAAAAACAAAAGTTAATCGAGTTGTGTGAACTTCGATTGCAGGAGTTTATAGATAAAGATCCAAACATAAAACTAGCACACGAGATTGATAAAAAATCTATTCCGGGAACCGTTAGATATGATGTATTGGCAAAATCAAAAGGAATATGCTTGGCTTGTGGTTTGAAAGCATCTAACGGTTATTATTTACACGTTGATCACATTATTCCTAGAAGTATGGGTGGTAGAACAGAATTAGATAATCTACAACCATTGTGTTACAAATGTAATACTGAAAAAAGAAATAGAGATGATACAGATTTTATGAAATGGCATAAACATCTAAACGCTAGAGTTAAAGAATGTAAATTATGTCGTCCTATGAAATTAATACGTGAAAACAACATGGCATATGCTATCAATGCCTCAAGATTGACTACGTTGATAACCCCAAAAAGACACGTTGGTAAATTCATAGATCTCATACCATCTGAGAGACATCTTTGTCTTGAATTGGTAGATTTTATACAATCAAATATTAGAAAAAAGAACAATTCAATAAAATTTGAAGTATATTTTGATTCAAATAATCTTTTATCAGCAAAACATTATTCTATAATATTACATCAAAACAAGTAG
- a CDS encoding DNA-binding protein, which produces MSTEAIDTIYIGKKPLMAYVTSTLIQLANLPSVNIKARGMTIGRAVDVAQIISRKTEGAGYVIGNINIGSESMESKDGKPRNVSTIEIQVKRNS; this is translated from the coding sequence ATGTCGACTGAAGCAATTGACACAATATACATTGGCAAAAAACCGCTAATGGCATATGTGACATCCACGCTAATACAACTAGCAAATCTACCATCCGTCAACATAAAGGCTAGAGGCATGACCATTGGTAGAGCTGTTGACGTGGCACAGATAATCTCTCGCAAGACCGAGGGTGCTGGCTATGTAATCGGGAACATCAATATCGGCTCTGAATCCATGGAGTCAAAAGACGGTAAACCACGCAACGTCTCGACAATTGAAATACAAGTAAAGCGAAATTCTTAG
- a CDS encoding transcriptional regulator PadR-like family, producing MLYMADRLFECVVPRGFSRYFILETLKEEPHTGKEIIESAERKSKGVWKPSPGLIYPMLARLASEKLIVEKDGGMYSITDKGKKTSEDIDRIGQAIKKQIDTVMALGNVGKFVLSDMVERLVAGVSGEYPGAANTGGVDEYREFLKSELERLDAKKNNQD from the coding sequence ATGTTGTACATGGCAGATAGACTCTTTGAGTGTGTTGTTCCAAGAGGATTTTCAAGATATTTCATTTTAGAGACACTAAAGGAAGAACCGCACACTGGCAAAGAGATTATAGAATCTGCAGAGAGAAAGAGCAAAGGTGTTTGGAAACCATCTCCTGGACTCATATACCCTATGCTTGCAAGACTTGCATCTGAAAAGCTAATAGTTGAAAAAGACGGTGGCATGTACTCGATAACCGACAAGGGTAAGAAAACCTCAGAGGATATTGATCGCATAGGTCAAGCCATTAAAAAACAGATTGATACAGTAATGGCACTCGGCAATGTAGGAAAATTTGTCCTCTCCGACATGGTAGAGAGACTAGTAGCAGGTGTAAGCGGAGAATATCCGGGTGCTGCAAATACTGGCGGCGTTGACGAGTATAGAGAGTTTCTAAAATCAGAGCTTGAAAGACTAGATGCCAAGAAAAATAATCAAGACTAG
- a CDS encoding fumarate reductase flavoprotein subunit, whose protein sequence is MDFDLIICGSGLAGLRAAISASQRKPGIRIGIVSKVQVMRSHSVSAEGGTAAVIAEDKGDTIESHIYDTVKGSDFLADQDVAERLCNEMPKQIFQLDHWGMPWSREKDGRISQRAFGGYSYPRATYASDKVGFYEMQTLYDTCQRFENIEYLNEWFATSIIHDGQKFMGITAIELGTGTFYEIKARALIIATGGGGRIYSFTTYAHSSTPDGLDMAYRAGMALKDMEFVQFHPTGVIPSGILITEGARGEGGYLLNNNGERFMKRYAPSKMELAPRDIVSRSIMTEINEGRGFKHETGVDCMKLDLRHIGDETIKEKLGGIREISIKFSGIDPAKEMLDIRPVCHYMMGGIHTDIDGKAELAGVWAAGEVACNSTHGSNRLGANSTSECIVWGEITGRLAAEYIERGVADSPWPHHLITAEEKRIYDGIFRGAGEANPYEIKQELTDTMNEKAYVYRNEQKLTEGLKKIRELRDLTWKHVDDKAKEYNTNFVHVMELDSMFRAAEIILVGAINRKESRGSHSRTDYPARDDVNFLHHTLAYRGESEPIMKTYPVKITNYKPVERKY, encoded by the coding sequence ATGGATTTTGACTTGATAATATGTGGTTCTGGCTTGGCAGGACTACGCGCAGCAATATCTGCATCACAGAGAAAGCCTGGAATAAGGATAGGCATAGTATCAAAGGTGCAGGTAATGCGCTCGCATTCTGTCTCGGCCGAAGGCGGAACTGCTGCTGTCATAGCAGAGGATAAAGGAGATACAATAGAGTCTCATATCTACGACACAGTAAAGGGTAGTGATTTTTTGGCAGATCAAGACGTGGCAGAGAGACTCTGTAACGAGATGCCAAAACAGATCTTCCAACTTGATCATTGGGGAATGCCATGGTCGCGTGAAAAAGATGGACGCATATCGCAGCGGGCATTTGGTGGATACAGTTATCCACGTGCCACATACGCCTCGGATAAAGTGGGCTTTTACGAGATGCAGACACTATATGATACATGTCAACGCTTTGAAAACATAGAATATCTAAACGAATGGTTTGCAACTTCAATAATACATGATGGTCAAAAATTTATGGGCATAACTGCTATAGAACTTGGAACTGGAACTTTTTACGAAATAAAGGCACGAGCATTGATAATTGCCACGGGTGGAGGTGGACGCATATACAGCTTTACTACGTATGCACATTCTTCTACTCCAGATGGATTAGACATGGCATACAGAGCTGGTATGGCGTTAAAAGATATGGAGTTTGTTCAATTTCATCCAACTGGAGTAATACCATCTGGAATTTTGATAACCGAAGGTGCGAGAGGTGAGGGTGGCTATCTCTTAAACAACAACGGTGAACGTTTTATGAAAAGATATGCTCCATCAAAGATGGAGCTTGCTCCACGTGACATTGTCTCTCGTTCTATCATGACGGAGATAAACGAAGGTCGTGGATTCAAACACGAGACTGGAGTAGACTGTATGAAGTTGGATCTACGACACATAGGCGACGAGACGATAAAGGAAAAATTGGGAGGAATACGTGAGATATCGATAAAATTTTCTGGAATCGATCCAGCAAAAGAGATGCTTGACATACGACCCGTATGTCATTATATGATGGGCGGAATTCACACAGATATTGACGGCAAAGCAGAACTTGCCGGAGTTTGGGCTGCCGGTGAGGTTGCATGTAACAGTACACATGGATCTAACAGGCTTGGGGCAAACTCTACCTCTGAATGCATTGTATGGGGTGAGATAACTGGTAGGCTAGCGGCAGAATACATAGAACGCGGAGTTGCTGATTCGCCATGGCCACATCATCTGATTACAGCCGAAGAGAAGCGTATCTATGATGGAATATTCCGAGGTGCTGGCGAGGCCAACCCATATGAAATAAAACAAGAGCTTACCGACACGATGAACGAGAAAGCGTACGTATACAGAAATGAACAAAAATTGACAGAAGGACTCAAAAAGATACGTGAGCTACGCGATCTTACATGGAAGCATGTAGATGATAAGGCAAAAGAGTACAATACAAACTTTGTACATGTGATGGAGTTGGACTCGATGTTCCGTGCTGCTGAAATAATACTAGTTGGTGCTATAAACCGTAAAGAGTCACGAGGTTCACATTCTAGAACAGATTATCCAGCACGCGATGATGTTAACTTTCTTCATCATACACTAGCGTACAGAGGTGAATCTGAACCTATAATGAAGACATACCCTGTAAAAATAACAAACTATAAGCCTGTGGAGAGAAAGTATTAA
- a CDS encoding succinate dehydrogenase transmembrane subunit yields the protein MENASENNEGIRGMANPRRYGIERIAYLLMRITGLGLLVYFVGHIYETSNILQGKVGWDGMLAMTQTVEGHVLLTIIIGMCVFHTANGIRILLGYGGLGMGKPMRPDYPYTPMSQSVRHKIGIYSSIVLAAVAMLYGLSVMFGE from the coding sequence ATGGAGAATGCTAGTGAAAACAACGAAGGTATACGCGGCATGGCAAATCCGCGTAGATATGGTATAGAACGCATAGCATATCTACTTATGCGTATAACTGGTCTTGGACTATTGGTATATTTTGTAGGTCATATATACGAGACTAGCAATATACTACAAGGTAAAGTAGGATGGGATGGGATGCTAGCTATGACGCAGACCGTAGAAGGTCATGTGCTTTTGACAATTATAATTGGAATGTGCGTATTTCACACGGCAAACGGTATACGTATCTTACTTGGTTATGGCGGTCTTGGTATGGGCAAACCAATGCGTCCAGATTATCCGTACACACCAATGTCTCAGAGTGTACGCCATAAGATTGGAATATACTCTTCTATAGTTCTAGCTGCAGTGGCAATGCTGTATGGCCTCTCGGTGATGTTTGGTGAATAA
- a CDS encoding succinate dehydrogenase transmembrane subunit, which yields MKIHYATALASIALVAVHVLFRVTQGFAESLQYENVIANYQFLPYAGMLGAILVLLSIHGFNGLRVILIELHQGRIYEKFVSYGCLVAMIAVIAYGSRTIILVGMGEI from the coding sequence ATGAAGATACATTATGCAACGGCTCTTGCTTCTATAGCTCTAGTTGCTGTTCACGTGTTGTTTCGTGTAACTCAAGGCTTTGCAGAGTCGCTACAGTATGAGAACGTGATTGCAAATTATCAGTTTCTCCCATATGCTGGAATGCTTGGAGCGATACTAGTACTGCTCTCTATACACGGCTTTAATGGCCTACGCGTCATACTGATAGAGTTGCACCAGGGTCGAATATACGAAAAATTCGTCTCTTATGGATGTCTTGTCGCAATGATTGCAGTTATAGCATATGGCTCTAGAACGATAATACTTGTTGGGATGGGGGAGATCTAG
- a CDS encoding succinate dehydrogenase, giving the protein MASEQSVSQKSKMITIKIARQEADGSGKKFMSYEIPIEKWTTVLDAILDVKKYLDHSIGIRYSCRQATCGSCGMVINGKPRLACFTKIEELDSDEIIIEPMKNFPIIRDLAVKFDRMFATHHKLKPYIIRDDSEVKSRDRDLIQTPEDLEKFIQFSGCIKCGLCNSACPTMATDTSFVGPQALAQVYRYTADNRDKGKDERLKIIDESHGIWRCHTAGSCSQVCPKGVDPAMGIQLLRGYLLGFK; this is encoded by the coding sequence ATGGCATCAGAGCAGTCTGTATCACAAAAATCTAAAATGATTACCATAAAGATAGCAAGACAAGAGGCTGACGGTAGCGGAAAAAAATTCATGTCGTATGAGATTCCAATTGAAAAATGGACAACAGTTCTTGATGCAATACTAGACGTAAAAAAATATCTAGATCATTCTATCGGCATCAGATATTCATGTAGACAGGCAACGTGTGGCTCTTGTGGCATGGTAATAAACGGCAAACCCCGTCTTGCATGCTTTACAAAGATAGAAGAGTTGGATTCAGATGAGATTATAATAGAGCCGATGAAAAACTTTCCAATCATACGAGATCTAGCAGTAAAGTTTGACCGAATGTTTGCAACACATCACAAACTAAAACCTTACATAATACGAGATGATTCAGAGGTAAAATCTAGAGACCGTGATCTGATTCAGACTCCAGAAGATCTTGAAAAATTTATCCAGTTTTCTGGCTGTATAAAATGTGGATTATGTAATTCTGCATGTCCTACAATGGCAACTGATACTTCGTTTGTAGGTCCTCAAGCTCTAGCTCAGGTATATCGGTATACTGCAGACAATCGTGATAAAGGTAAAGATGAACGCCTCAAAATTATAGATGAATCTCATGGAATATGGCGTTGTCATACAGCTGGTTCGTGTAGCCAAGTCTGTCCAAAAGGTGTAGATCCTGCAATGGGTATACAGTTGTTGCGCGGATATCTTTTAGGATTTAAATAA
- a CDS encoding metal-sulfur cluster biosynthetic enzyme, whose product MVIYTIIVCICMALELKQLRVKIFDELSKIVDPEINTTITELELIDEVDIQDNDVKVDLHLTSPFCPAVFGFKICQDIHDNLLKIDGVDDVKVNVSNHFMAEQINNQVNNSPNPNKS is encoded by the coding sequence ATGGTTATATATACGATAATCGTTTGTATATGCATGGCATTAGAGCTAAAACAGTTGCGTGTAAAGATCTTTGATGAGTTATCAAAGATTGTGGATCCAGAGATAAACACCACAATTACTGAACTAGAACTAATAGACGAGGTCGACATACAAGATAATGATGTAAAGGTAGATTTACATCTTACAAGTCCATTTTGTCCTGCAGTATTTGGATTCAAAATTTGTCAAGATATACATGATAATCTGTTAAAGATAGATGGTGTAGATGATGTAAAGGTAAACGTATCAAATCATTTTATGGCAGAACAAATAAACAATCAAGTAAACAATAGTCCAAATCCAAATAAATCATAA
- a CDS encoding argininosuccinate lyase gives MYRARLGKGMDKVTLNYVSSISSDLQIAKYDILGSCAHTLMLLKCKIIQKPDAKKILAALNSIKEKDLVHDGESEDVHELIESLVIKKAGLKSGGRMHAARSRNDQVSLDMRMKIRDDILAICGGILDSANSLLSLAEKHRKTIMPLYTHMQQAQVRYAITLFSCTP, from the coding sequence ATGTACCGTGCAAGATTAGGTAAAGGTATGGACAAGGTTACCTTGAATTATGTTAGCTCTATATCTTCAGATTTACAGATTGCCAAATACGATATACTTGGTAGCTGTGCTCATACCTTGATGCTTTTAAAATGTAAGATAATACAAAAGCCTGATGCTAAAAAAATACTTGCCGCATTAAACTCAATTAAAGAAAAGGATCTTGTACACGATGGAGAGTCTGAAGACGTGCACGAGTTGATCGAATCATTGGTAATAAAAAAAGCTGGATTAAAGAGTGGGGGTCGAATGCATGCGGCTCGTTCACGTAATGATCAGGTTTCTTTGGATATGCGTATGAAGATACGTGATGATATACTAGCAATCTGTGGCGGGATATTAGATTCTGCTAATTCGTTATTGAGTCTAGCTGAAAAACATCGCAAAACCATAATGCCATTGTATACGCATATGCAACAGGCACAGGTCCGGTACGCTATCACATTATTTTCTTGCACACCTTGA
- a CDS encoding argininosuccinate lyase, with amino-acid sequence MGGTSLPIDRKYTATLLGFDGLVENSIDATSSRDFAAEYVCNIAILMTNISRIAEDFIIWSSSEFSFVEFSDKFASPSSVMPQKKNPDIMELTRGKAALVIGESAGIMSTIKGLPTGYGRDLQEIKPKVWSSSTTAIGALAILEASLSSIKINEKNMKKATKGGGYMVALDIAEQLVLDGVPFREAHKITANLVQKAYNNKTILNELDLKSIDGMIGKSNIKASYIQSILKTTTASASLRKRKSIGSAGFAEQKRMITKRKKHTARLYNKLTKHENHLAKTMKQMSTRISKVMK; translated from the coding sequence GTGGGGGGAACTAGCCTTCCAATAGACAGAAAATATACTGCTACATTACTTGGCTTTGATGGACTAGTCGAAAATTCTATTGATGCGACAAGCTCTCGAGATTTTGCAGCAGAATATGTGTGCAATATTGCAATACTAATGACAAACATTAGCCGTATTGCAGAGGATTTTATTATTTGGTCTTCATCGGAATTTTCATTTGTAGAGTTTTCAGATAAATTTGCTTCACCTTCAAGTGTAATGCCTCAAAAGAAAAATCCAGATATCATGGAGCTCACACGTGGAAAGGCCGCTCTTGTCATAGGAGAGTCTGCTGGAATAATGTCTACGATAAAGGGATTGCCTACTGGATATGGGAGAGATTTGCAAGAGATAAAACCAAAAGTGTGGTCATCTTCTACTACGGCAATAGGTGCACTTGCGATACTTGAAGCATCACTCTCTTCAATAAAAATAAACGAAAAGAACATGAAAAAAGCAACCAAAGGTGGAGGCTATATGGTTGCATTGGATATTGCAGAACAACTCGTACTAGATGGCGTACCATTTCGCGAGGCACATAAAATAACTGCAAATCTAGTGCAAAAAGCATACAACAATAAAACCATACTAAACGAATTGGATTTAAAAAGTATAGATGGCATGATAGGTAAGAGTAACATAAAAGCATCATATATTCAGTCTATACTAAAAACAACCACTGCATCAGCCTCATTACGCAAACGCAAATCAATTGGTTCTGCAGGATTTGCAGAACAAAAACGCATGATCACAAAACGCAAAAAACATACAGCTAGACTTTATAATAAACTCACAAAACATGAAAATCATTTAGCAAAGACTATGAAACAAATGTCGACAAGAATTTCAAAAGTTATGAAATAA
- a CDS encoding electron transporter, whose translation MGFSKKIGIAVIIVALAVGIGLASPLFYEKNINEPLPTKGYTSESDTDETLSKESDITSSSEIDLDESLSREGIVVDSSKVTEENPINLTAPVTSNTYDDLLKDLASISIAEMNDQTTLENTIIEFAQKGVLISDIEDTMFESFKELDENDEVRKMLEEDQNELLIKLLMNAAANTTTDAIDDMDMPMDPNVLKSGNFVGIDGHQASGLAKIIQIEGDNYLRFENFDVTNGPDLRVYMTLDGNVNDGIHLEKLKGSSGAQNYMLGDIDIEQYNTVVIYCQPFSAYFGSAILF comes from the coding sequence ATGGGATTTAGTAAAAAAATTGGCATTGCTGTGATCATCGTGGCTTTAGCTGTGGGGATTGGACTTGCAAGCCCACTTTTTTATGAAAAAAATATCAATGAACCACTACCAACAAAAGGCTATACCTCTGAAAGCGATACCGATGAAACATTATCAAAAGAGAGCGATATTACTAGTTCTTCTGAAATTGACCTAGATGAATCATTATCAAGAGAAGGCATTGTTGTTGATTCTTCCAAAGTCACAGAAGAAAACCCTATAAATCTTACAGCTCCTGTCACATCAAATACCTATGATGATCTTTTAAAAGATTTGGCTAGTATCTCGATTGCAGAAATGAACGATCAAACCACACTAGAAAATACTATAATTGAATTCGCCCAAAAAGGAGTTTTAATATCGGATATAGAAGATACAATGTTTGAATCATTCAAAGAATTGGACGAAAACGATGAAGTGCGCAAAATGTTGGAAGAGGATCAAAATGAATTGCTGATCAAATTGCTCATGAATGCTGCAGCTAATACTACAACAGATGCAATTGATGATATGGATATGCCTATGGATCCAAACGTTCTAAAATCTGGCAACTTTGTTGGCATAGATGGACACCAAGCATCCGGTCTTGCAAAGATAATACAAATAGAGGGTGATAATTATCTCAGATTTGAAAACTTTGATGTTACAAACGGTCCAGATCTTCGTGTATATATGACTCTAGATGGTAATGTAAATGATGGTATCCATCTTGAAAAACTTAAAGGAAGTAGTGGAGCACAAAATTATATGCTAGGTGATATTGATATTGAACAATACAATACAGTGGTAATATACTGTCAACCATTTAGCGCGTACTTTGGTAGTGCAATACTTTTCTAA
- a CDS encoding rhodanese domain containing protein produces the protein MAEKITIDDFNSQKENFTIIDVREPDEMAGGSILGSKNVPLGLVIRSAKKGQMDELKNNKICVYCASGYRGNLAADELAKTGFDVVNLEGGYMAWKQSTR, from the coding sequence ATGGCAGAGAAAATTACAATTGATGATTTTAACTCTCAAAAAGAAAATTTTACAATAATTGACGTAAGAGAACCTGATGAGATGGCTGGAGGAAGCATTCTAGGATCTAAAAACGTACCACTCGGATTGGTAATACGAAGTGCCAAAAAAGGTCAAATGGACGAATTGAAAAATAACAAGATCTGTGTATACTGTGCTAGTGGATACCGTGGTAATTTAGCAGCTGACGAATTGGCAAAGACAGGCTTTGATGTGGTAAATCTTGAAGGCGGATATATGGCTTGGAAACAATCGACTAGATAA
- a CDS encoding Transposase, whose amino-acid sequence MQSGGSACMADSKYVKWGTHLTIKKSKSWKKQVKIKNKGKNGRRFVYSDKLFESLAIIKTYTGISYRACQGIAQNVLGSNAPDHTTICRRINALKIKTPESPSDQLKDIYLAIDGSGIKPNERGEWIRDKWKIRRGFIKIHFLINVKTRKIVSFTVTTEEKTDSSQFSILLKAASKIASTTAADKRNIVLYGDGAYDTNANFNRCQKLGIKPMIKVRSNSALHAGRYARNDAVREQLEEIKHLAFTPNDAMLKNQAEWKKRVRYGQRWIIEVVFSAFKGFCHVKKMGSHRARASIKGMVYNMFCDAGLSTP is encoded by the coding sequence GTGCAATCAGGAGGTTCTGCATGCATGGCCGATAGCAAATACGTCAAATGGGGCACGCATCTAACCATTAAAAAATCCAAATCTTGGAAAAAACAAGTAAAGATTAAAAATAAAGGAAAGAATGGAAGGCGATTTGTGTATTCTGATAAACTATTTGAGAGTCTTGCAATAATCAAAACATACACGGGTATCTCATATAGAGCATGTCAAGGAATTGCACAGAATGTTCTAGGTTCAAATGCTCCAGATCATACCACAATATGTCGCAGAATAAATGCACTAAAAATAAAGACACCTGAAAGTCCATCTGATCAGTTAAAAGATATCTATCTTGCAATAGATGGTAGTGGCATAAAACCAAATGAGCGTGGTGAATGGATACGTGACAAATGGAAGATACGCCGTGGATTTATCAAGATACACTTTCTCATAAATGTTAAAACTCGAAAAATTGTCTCTTTTACAGTCACCACAGAGGAGAAAACAGACAGCTCGCAATTCTCTATCTTGTTAAAGGCAGCATCCAAGATAGCATCCACGACAGCTGCGGATAAACGCAATATCGTACTGTATGGAGATGGTGCGTATGATACAAACGCCAATTTTAACCGCTGCCAAAAGCTTGGCATTAAACCTATGATAAAGGTTCGATCAAATTCTGCACTTCATGCTGGTCGTTATGCACGTAACGATGCGGTTCGTGAGCAGCTTGAAGAAATAAAGCATCTTGCATTTACTCCAAATGATGCAATGTTAAAAAACCAAGCAGAGTGGAAAAAACGTGTTAGATATGGTCAACGTTGGATAATTGAGGTAGTGTTTTCTGCATTTAAGGGATTCTGTCATGTCAAGAAAATGGGATCACATCGTGCAAGAGCTTCGATTAAAGGTATGGTCTACAACATGTTTTGTGATGCCGGTTTGAGTACACCTTGA